The Streptomyces albofaciens JCM 4342 genome has a segment encoding these proteins:
- a CDS encoding ATP-binding protein has translation MTDRLGDRLVTAREEGFVGRRRETAAFRALLAAGRGAVVYVHGPGGIGKTTLLYHFAQLARRAGRPAVRLEAAEVRSYEEELARRIPDRPDLVLLIDGLDDPRAARDTVHRELLPRLPADALVALACRTAPPLSWRLDPAWQGLLRLLPLGPLDEADSRELLTRRGVPPAVQDQGLAFTRGHPLALALVADVAAHGGEAAGADPSPQIVRALLASLLEAVPTPLHRTALEASSQVLSTTEPLLAALLQVADARPYFDWLCGLSAVESGLRGVHPHDLVRDALDAELRWRDPERRAALHRRASAYYQRLFTQEDDRARQRAVLADFAYLHRDSPVVGPLLEPVARGAAGAARLDRLTVSPGPVTGGELVEACTIAAIHEGIEAARLVHDWSRRPEAQTYTVRGPDGVAAGFYTLIELGGTAPADAPDVPDPPDDPAVRAARGWLAEHGELRGGETALLVRFWMSRDEYQAVSPVQTLITLRLTHHYLTDHKPAVTLLPFADPRFWEPGCAYVDFARLPAADFTAAGRRFGMFVHDWRRVPALAWLAMLTERERAEDPFAVTPPAASDPLRVLDREEFAAAVRDALRGLVRADGLRDSPLLRTRLVAGRCAAGGAGPKERAAALREAVRAAAAALEASPQDRRAFRALHHTYLRPAGTQARAAELLRLPMTTYRRHLAAGIGRLTELLWQEELEGGGPEGGERAGDGPAGGGPEAGGSDGPGGPPEVSRPG, from the coding sequence GTGACCGACCGGTTGGGCGACCGGCTCGTGACGGCGCGCGAAGAGGGCTTCGTCGGCCGCCGCCGGGAGACCGCCGCCTTCCGCGCGCTGCTGGCCGCCGGGCGCGGCGCGGTGGTGTACGTCCACGGTCCGGGCGGCATCGGCAAGACCACGCTCCTGTACCACTTCGCGCAGCTCGCCCGGCGCGCCGGGCGGCCCGCCGTACGGCTGGAGGCGGCCGAGGTGCGCTCCTACGAGGAGGAGTTGGCGAGGCGCATTCCGGACCGGCCGGATCTGGTGCTGCTCATCGACGGCCTGGACGACCCGCGGGCGGCGCGCGACACCGTGCACCGCGAGCTGCTGCCCCGGCTGCCCGCCGACGCGCTGGTCGCGCTGGCCTGCCGGACGGCGCCGCCGCTGTCCTGGCGCCTGGACCCGGCGTGGCAGGGGCTGCTGCGCCTGCTTCCGCTCGGGCCGCTGGACGAGGCCGACAGCCGGGAGCTGCTCACCCGGCGCGGCGTGCCGCCCGCCGTCCAGGACCAGGGGCTGGCCTTCACCCGCGGGCACCCCCTCGCTCTCGCGCTGGTGGCGGACGTCGCCGCGCACGGCGGCGAGGCGGCCGGGGCCGATCCGTCGCCGCAGATCGTACGGGCGCTGCTGGCGAGCCTGCTGGAAGCGGTGCCCACGCCGTTGCACCGGACCGCGCTGGAGGCGTCCTCGCAGGTGCTCTCGACGACCGAGCCGCTGCTGGCCGCGCTGCTCCAGGTGGCCGACGCCCGGCCGTACTTCGACTGGCTGTGCGGGCTGTCCGCGGTGGAGAGCGGGCTGCGCGGGGTGCATCCGCACGATCTGGTACGGGACGCGCTGGACGCGGAGCTGCGCTGGCGCGACCCGGAGCGCCGGGCCGCGCTGCACCGGCGGGCGAGCGCGTACTACCAGCGGCTGTTCACCCAGGAGGACGACCGGGCGCGGCAGCGGGCGGTGCTCGCGGACTTCGCGTATCTGCACCGGGACAGTCCGGTCGTCGGGCCGCTGCTGGAGCCGGTGGCGCGCGGCGCGGCCGGTGCCGCGCGGCTGGACCGGCTGACCGTCTCGCCGGGCCCGGTCACCGGCGGTGAGCTGGTGGAGGCGTGCACGATCGCCGCGATCCACGAGGGCATCGAGGCGGCGCGGCTGGTGCACGACTGGTCGCGGCGCCCGGAGGCACAGACGTACACCGTGCGGGGCCCGGACGGGGTGGCGGCCGGGTTCTACACGCTGATCGAGCTGGGCGGCACCGCCCCGGCGGACGCGCCGGACGTGCCGGACCCGCCGGACGATCCGGCCGTACGGGCCGCCCGCGGCTGGCTCGCGGAGCACGGGGAGCTGCGCGGCGGCGAGACGGCGCTGCTGGTGCGGTTCTGGATGAGCCGCGACGAGTACCAGGCCGTCTCGCCCGTACAGACCCTGATCACCCTGCGGCTGACCCACCACTACCTGACGGACCACAAGCCCGCGGTGACGCTGCTGCCGTTCGCCGATCCGCGGTTCTGGGAGCCGGGCTGCGCGTACGTGGACTTCGCCCGGCTGCCCGCGGCGGACTTCACGGCCGCGGGGCGCCGCTTCGGGATGTTCGTGCACGACTGGCGGCGGGTGCCGGCGCTGGCGTGGCTGGCGATGCTGACCGAGCGGGAGCGGGCCGAGGACCCGTTCGCGGTGACCCCGCCGGCCGCGTCGGACCCGCTGCGGGTGCTGGACCGGGAGGAGTTCGCGGCGGCGGTGCGGGACGCGCTGCGCGGGCTCGTGCGGGCGGACGGTCTGCGGGACTCGCCGCTGCTGCGGACGCGCCTGGTCGCGGGGCGGTGCGCGGCGGGTGGGGCGGGCCCGAAGGAGCGGGCGGCGGCGCTGCGGGAGGCGGTGCGCGCGGCGGCCGCGGCGCTGGAGGCGTCGCCGCAGGACCGCCGGGCCTTCCGGGCGCTGCACCACACGTACCTGCGCCCGGCCGGCACCCAGGCACGCGCCGCGGAGCTGCTGCGCCTGCCGATGACGACGTACCGGCGCCATCTGGCGGCCGGGATCGGCCGCCTGACGGAGCTGCTGTGGCAGGAGGAGCTGGAGGGCGGGGGGCCGGAGGGCGGGGAGCGGGCCGGTGACGGGCCGGCCGGTGGCGGGCCGGAGGCCGGTGGGAGCGACGGTCCCGGCGGCCCGCCGGAGGTCAGCCGTCCAGGATGA
- a CDS encoding DJ-1/PfpI family protein → MQIAILLYDGITALDAVGPYETLSRIPGAETVFVAGRTGEHRTGGGDLALTADAVLSEVTAPDVLVVPGGTGQAALMDDGPLHDWLRAVDTRTTWTTSVCTGSLLLAAAGLLKGRRATSHWLALDRLPAHGVEPTGERVVFDGKYVTAAGVSSGIDMGLALVGRIAGDTHAQTVQLGIEYDPEPPYDAGSPEKAPAGITAAMRDRSRFILDG, encoded by the coding sequence ATGCAGATCGCCATCCTCCTCTACGACGGCATCACCGCCCTGGACGCCGTCGGCCCGTACGAGACCCTCAGCCGCATCCCGGGCGCCGAGACCGTCTTCGTCGCCGGGCGCACCGGCGAGCACCGCACCGGCGGCGGCGACCTGGCGCTGACCGCCGACGCCGTACTGTCCGAGGTCACCGCCCCGGACGTGCTCGTGGTGCCCGGCGGCACCGGCCAGGCCGCGCTCATGGACGACGGGCCGCTGCACGACTGGCTGCGCGCCGTGGACACCCGTACCACCTGGACGACCTCCGTCTGCACCGGCTCCCTGCTGCTCGCCGCCGCGGGCCTCCTCAAGGGCCGCCGCGCGACCTCCCATTGGCTCGCGCTCGACCGGCTCCCGGCCCACGGCGTGGAGCCGACCGGTGAGCGCGTCGTCTTCGACGGCAAGTACGTGACCGCCGCGGGCGTGTCCTCCGGCATCGACATGGGCCTCGCGCTGGTGGGCCGGATCGCCGGGGACACCCACGCGCAGACCGTCCAGCTCGGCATCGAGTACGACCCGGAGCCGCCGTACGACGCGGGCTCGCCCGAGAAGGCGCCCGCCGGGATCACGGCGGCCATGCGGGACCGGAGCCGGTTCATCCTGGACGGCTGA
- a CDS encoding IS110 family transposase, whose product MPRIGAGVDIGKDHHHCVVIDADGERLLSRRALNDETSLLELIGDVLALDADALWAVDLNHGGAALLIGLLLSHDQPMAYITGLAVHRASASYRGESKTDAKDAFVIADQARMRRDLGLLRPGDEIAVDLRILTTRRTDLMCDRTRQINRLRARLLEIFPALERELELTNKGPVILLTGYQTPAAIRRAGAKRIETWLRNRKVRSAAALARTAVEAAEAQHTALPGEKLAAAMGVRLAKGVMALDEEIAEVDALIEARFREHPHAEVILSLPGMGKQMGAVFIAATGGDMDAFGSADRLAGYAGLAPAPRDSGRVRGNLRRPRRFHRGLLNAMYLSALSSLKSCPASKSYYARKRAEGKGHKQALLALARRRLNVLWAMIRDGACYQATPPVTAAA is encoded by the coding sequence GTGCCCCGGATAGGGGCCGGAGTGGACATCGGCAAGGACCACCACCACTGCGTGGTGATCGACGCGGACGGCGAACGGCTGCTGTCCCGCCGGGCCCTGAACGACGAGACGAGCCTGCTGGAACTGATCGGGGACGTCCTGGCCCTCGACGCCGATGCGCTGTGGGCCGTTGACCTCAACCACGGCGGCGCCGCCCTGCTGATCGGGCTCCTGCTCAGCCACGACCAGCCCATGGCATACATCACCGGCCTAGCCGTGCACCGTGCCTCGGCTTCCTATCGCGGCGAGAGCAAGACCGATGCCAAGGACGCCTTCGTCATCGCCGACCAGGCCCGCATGCGCCGCGACCTGGGACTGTTGCGGCCCGGCGACGAGATCGCCGTGGACCTGCGCATCCTGACCACTCGCCGCACCGATCTGATGTGTGACCGCACCCGGCAGATCAACCGTCTCCGCGCACGACTGCTGGAGATCTTCCCTGCGTTGGAGCGTGAGCTGGAGCTGACCAACAAAGGGCCCGTCATCCTGCTGACCGGCTACCAGACGCCGGCCGCGATCCGCCGGGCCGGAGCGAAGCGCATCGAGACGTGGTTGCGCAACCGCAAAGTCCGCAGTGCCGCCGCGCTCGCCAGGACGGCGGTGGAGGCCGCTGAGGCCCAGCACACCGCGCTGCCCGGCGAGAAGCTGGCCGCCGCCATGGGGGTCCGCCTCGCGAAGGGGGTGATGGCCCTCGATGAGGAAATCGCGGAAGTCGATGCCCTGATCGAGGCCCGGTTTCGCGAGCATCCTCATGCCGAGGTGATCCTCAGCCTGCCCGGTATGGGCAAGCAGATGGGCGCCGTCTTCATCGCCGCCACCGGCGGCGACATGGACGCCTTCGGCAGCGCCGACCGCTTGGCCGGCTACGCCGGCCTCGCCCCCGCCCCACGCGACTCCGGACGTGTCCGCGGCAACCTGCGCCGTCCCAGACGGTTCCACCGAGGGCTGCTCAACGCGATGTACTTGTCCGCGCTCTCCAGCCTGAAAAGCTGTCCGGCCTCGAAGTCCTACTACGCGCGCAAGCGTGCCGAGGGCAAGGGACACAAGCAGGCGCTGCTGGCGCTCGCCCGCCGTCGGCTCAATGTCCTGTGGGCCATGATCCGCGACGGAGCGTGTTACCAAGCCACACCACCTGTCACAGCAGCGGCTTGA
- a CDS encoding GlxA family transcriptional regulator has translation MEQRDVLVVLFDGVQSLDVTGPLEVFSQAARRLPGAYPVRTASLDGAPVRTGSGLTLTPDLALPDAAPPHTLLVPGGRGTREPDARLVDWLRLHAPRARRKVSVCTGAFLLAAAGLLDGRRATTHWSRCTELAAGFPAVRVDPEPIYVRDGDTATSAGVTAGIDLALALVEEDLGRDLALAVARHLVVFLRRPGNQTQFSAQLAAQTADRRPLRDVQQWITEHPAADLSVEALAGRAGLSPRHFARAFRDEVGMTPGRYVDRVRLEAARRLLEDTADGVEGISRRCGYGTPEAMRRAFLRALGAAPAEYRRRFRPVAPPPFP, from the coding sequence ATGGAACAGCGCGACGTGCTGGTCGTCCTCTTCGACGGCGTGCAGAGCCTCGATGTCACCGGCCCGCTGGAGGTCTTCAGCCAGGCGGCCCGGCGCCTGCCCGGCGCCTATCCGGTCCGTACCGCCTCGCTCGACGGCGCCCCGGTCCGTACGGGCAGCGGGCTGACCCTGACCCCCGACCTCGCGCTGCCCGACGCCGCGCCGCCGCACACCCTGCTCGTGCCCGGCGGGCGGGGCACCCGCGAACCCGACGCCCGGCTGGTCGACTGGCTGCGGCTGCACGCGCCGCGGGCCCGCCGCAAGGTGTCGGTGTGCACCGGGGCGTTCCTGCTCGCCGCCGCCGGGCTGCTCGACGGCCGCCGGGCGACCACCCACTGGTCCCGGTGCACCGAGCTGGCCGCCGGGTTCCCGGCCGTACGGGTCGATCCGGAGCCCATCTACGTACGCGACGGCGACACGGCCACCTCCGCGGGCGTGACGGCGGGCATCGACCTCGCGCTGGCCCTGGTGGAGGAGGACCTCGGCCGCGACCTCGCGCTGGCCGTCGCCCGCCACCTGGTCGTCTTCCTGCGCCGCCCCGGCAACCAGACCCAGTTCAGCGCCCAGCTCGCCGCGCAGACCGCGGACCGGCGCCCGCTGCGCGACGTACAGCAGTGGATCACCGAGCACCCGGCGGCCGACCTGTCCGTGGAAGCCCTCGCCGGCCGTGCGGGCCTGTCGCCCCGGCACTTCGCCCGGGCCTTCCGGGACGAGGTCGGCATGACCCCGGGACGGTACGTCGACCGGGTGCGCCTGGAGGCCGCCCGGCGCCTCCTGGAGGACACCGCCGACGGCGTCGAGGGCATCTCCCGCCGCTGCGGCTACGGCACTCCCGAGGCGATGCGCCGCGCCTTCCTGCGCGCGCTGGGCGCCGCACCGGCCGAATACCGCCGCCGCTTCCGGCCCGTGGCCCCGCCGCCGTTCCCCTGA
- a CDS encoding SCO6745 family protein, whose protein sequence is MTTKTSLPERAGRRCHNVVNPLHSTVYFSPDFPAEFAALGIEDRSAAYFASRSAALGAVGAGTVTATFYNFKHDLVARHIPQVWKVASPEEVLAARLRAADRTLRRLLGDAAVESPEMAEAARLALRAAEACTRHARPLYAAHADLPVPDAPHLALWHAATLLREHRGDGHLAALLDAGLDGLEALVTHTASDHGAARSWVLEFRGWSLEEWQAAEERLRGRGFLDAAGELTEAGKRLRADLEDTTDRLDLAPYEHLGAADVARLTELANGFTRTAVAAGAFPEALLGKR, encoded by the coding sequence ATGACCACCAAGACCTCGCTCCCCGAGCGCGCCGGCCGGCGGTGCCACAACGTCGTCAACCCGCTGCACTCGACCGTCTACTTCTCCCCCGACTTCCCCGCGGAGTTCGCCGCCCTCGGCATCGAGGACCGCAGCGCCGCCTACTTCGCGAGCCGGTCCGCGGCCCTGGGCGCGGTCGGCGCCGGCACCGTCACGGCGACCTTCTACAACTTCAAGCACGACCTGGTCGCCCGGCACATACCGCAGGTGTGGAAGGTGGCCTCGCCCGAGGAGGTGCTGGCCGCGCGGCTGCGGGCCGCCGACCGCACCCTGCGGCGGCTGCTCGGCGACGCGGCGGTGGAGTCGCCGGAGATGGCCGAGGCGGCCCGGCTGGCGCTGCGCGCCGCCGAGGCCTGCACCCGGCACGCCCGCCCGCTGTACGCCGCGCACGCCGACCTGCCCGTCCCCGACGCGCCGCACCTCGCCCTCTGGCACGCGGCGACGCTGCTGCGCGAGCACCGCGGCGACGGCCACCTGGCGGCGCTGCTGGACGCCGGCCTGGACGGCCTGGAGGCGCTGGTCACCCACACCGCGAGCGACCACGGCGCGGCCCGCTCCTGGGTCCTGGAGTTCCGCGGCTGGTCGCTGGAGGAGTGGCAGGCCGCCGAGGAGCGGCTGCGCGGGCGCGGCTTCCTCGACGCGGCGGGCGAACTGACGGAGGCGGGCAAGCGCCTGCGCGCGGACCTGGAGGACACCACGGACCGGCTGGACCTGGCGCCGTACGAGCACCTGGGCGCGGCGGACGTGGCCCGGCTGACCGAACTGGCCAACGGCTTCACCCGGACCGCGGTGGCGGCGGGCGCGTTCCCGGAGGCGCTCCTCGGCAAGCGCTGA
- a CDS encoding SAM-dependent methyltransferase — MDRQEISRIAHTGHPIAAPLDDDSVRQLLDHGLPRGDERVLDLGCGGGEWLLRALARHPRLRAEGVDTSAAALAHARTAAAGRGVTNRLVLHHRDAADFRSPHPFGLVLSVGAAHAFGGLLPTLAAARAHLAPGGRVLVGDGFWDRTPSREAVETLGDFADLPTTLERVAADGWTPVHGHVSTRRELDAYEWSWTGSLAAWALDRPDGPDRAEALAVAGAHRTQWLRGYRDSWGFLSLVLRRTDG, encoded by the coding sequence ATGGACCGTCAAGAGATCTCCCGGATCGCTCACACCGGGCACCCGATCGCGGCACCGCTCGACGACGACTCGGTGCGGCAGCTGCTGGACCACGGCCTGCCGCGCGGTGACGAGCGGGTGCTCGACCTCGGCTGCGGCGGCGGGGAGTGGCTGCTGCGCGCGCTGGCCCGGCATCCGCGGCTGCGGGCCGAGGGCGTCGACACCAGCGCGGCGGCCCTGGCACACGCCCGTACGGCCGCCGCCGGGCGGGGCGTCACAAACCGTCTCGTCCTCCATCACCGAGACGCCGCGGACTTCCGCTCCCCGCACCCGTTCGGCCTGGTGCTCAGCGTCGGGGCCGCGCACGCCTTCGGCGGCCTGCTGCCCACCCTGGCGGCGGCCCGCGCGCACCTGGCCCCCGGCGGGCGGGTCCTGGTCGGTGACGGGTTCTGGGACCGTACGCCGTCACGGGAGGCCGTCGAGACGCTCGGCGACTTCGCCGACCTGCCGACCACCCTGGAACGCGTCGCCGCCGACGGCTGGACCCCCGTCCACGGGCATGTCAGCACCCGCCGCGAACTGGACGCCTACGAGTGGTCCTGGACCGGATCACTGGCCGCGTGGGCCCTGGACCGCCCCGACGGCCCCGACCGCGCCGAAGCGCTCGCGGTGGCCGGGGCCCACCGTACGCAGTGGCTGCGCGGCTACCGGGACAGCTGGGGCTTCCTGAGTCTGGTGCTGCGCCGCACCGACGGCTGA
- a CDS encoding Tex family protein — protein MTASTEANGASGTIGSIEARIADELGVKERQVKAAVELLDGGSTVPFIARYRKEATEMLDDAQLRALEERLRYLRELEERRAAILESVRSQGKLDAALEAQIRGAESKARLEDIYLPFKPKRRTKAQIAREAGLEPLADGLLNDPSVEPTAAAAAFVDADKGVADPAAALEGARAILTERFSEDADLIGELRERMWTRGQITAKVREGKGDGKEGPGAKFADYFDFAEPFTALPSHRVLAMLRGEKEEILDLTLEPETEPVEGATSYERSIAAKFGIADRGRPADKWLLDTVRWAWRTRVLVHLGIDLRLRLRQAAEDEAVRVFAANLRDLLLAAPAGTRATMGLDPGFRTGVKVAVVDATGKVAATETIYPHVPQQKWDQSLATLARLAREHGVELIAIGNGTASRETDKLAADLIAAHPELKLTKVMVSEAGASVYSASAFASQELPDLDVSLRGAVSIARRLQDPLAELVKIDPKSIGVGQYQHDLSEVKLSRSLDAVVEDCVNGVGVDVNTASAPLLSRVSGIGSGLAENIVAHRDANGPFRTRKALKDVARLGPKAYEQCAGFLRIRGGDDPLDASSVHPEAYPVVRRMVKTAGGEVSSLIGNTAVLRSLKPADFVDDSFGLPTVTDILQELEKPGRDPRPVFRTATFKEGVEKIGDLAPGMLLEGVVTNVAAFGAFVDVGVHQDGLVHVSAMSKTFVKDPRDVVKPGDIVRVKVLDVDIPRKRISLTLRLDDEPGKGGGAADGGQRAGGQREGRRGDRPDRGDQRRGGAPRQRQGGDRRGGSRDAAPANGAMADALRRAGLLGKENGGR, from the coding sequence GTGACGGCATCCACCGAGGCCAACGGGGCGTCCGGGACCATCGGATCCATCGAAGCGAGGATCGCCGACGAGCTCGGCGTCAAGGAGCGGCAGGTGAAGGCCGCGGTCGAACTGCTCGACGGCGGCTCGACCGTGCCCTTCATCGCCCGGTACCGTAAGGAAGCGACGGAGATGCTCGACGACGCGCAGCTGCGCGCGTTGGAGGAGCGGCTGCGCTACCTGCGGGAGCTGGAGGAGCGGCGGGCCGCGATCCTGGAGTCCGTACGGTCGCAGGGGAAGCTGGACGCCGCGCTGGAGGCGCAGATCCGGGGCGCCGAGTCCAAGGCCCGGCTGGAGGACATCTACCTGCCCTTCAAGCCCAAGCGGCGCACCAAGGCGCAGATCGCGCGCGAGGCGGGCCTGGAGCCGCTGGCCGACGGCCTGCTGAACGACCCGTCGGTGGAGCCCACGGCCGCCGCGGCGGCCTTCGTGGACGCGGACAAGGGCGTGGCCGACCCGGCCGCCGCCCTGGAGGGCGCGCGGGCGATCCTGACCGAGCGCTTCAGCGAGGACGCCGACCTGATCGGCGAGCTGCGCGAGCGCATGTGGACGCGCGGGCAGATCACCGCGAAGGTCCGCGAGGGCAAAGGCGACGGCAAAGAGGGGCCGGGCGCGAAGTTCGCCGACTACTTCGACTTCGCCGAGCCCTTCACCGCGCTCCCCTCGCACCGCGTCCTGGCGATGCTGCGCGGCGAGAAGGAGGAGATCCTCGACCTCACGCTGGAGCCGGAGACCGAGCCGGTCGAGGGCGCCACCTCCTACGAGCGGTCCATCGCCGCGAAGTTCGGCATCGCCGACCGCGGCCGGCCGGCCGACAAGTGGCTCCTGGACACCGTCCGCTGGGCCTGGCGCACCCGCGTCCTGGTCCACCTCGGCATCGACCTGCGGCTGCGGCTGCGGCAGGCCGCCGAGGACGAGGCCGTACGGGTCTTCGCGGCCAACCTGCGCGACCTGCTGCTGGCGGCGCCCGCCGGCACCCGCGCCACGATGGGCCTGGACCCCGGCTTCCGTACGGGTGTGAAGGTCGCCGTCGTGGACGCGACCGGCAAGGTGGCCGCGACGGAGACGATCTACCCGCACGTGCCGCAGCAGAAGTGGGACCAGTCGCTGGCCACGCTGGCGCGGCTGGCCCGGGAGCACGGCGTCGAGCTGATCGCGATCGGCAACGGCACCGCGTCCCGCGAGACGGACAAGCTGGCCGCCGACCTGATCGCGGCGCATCCGGAGCTGAAGCTGACGAAGGTGATGGTCTCCGAGGCGGGCGCCTCGGTGTACTCCGCCTCCGCGTTCGCCTCGCAGGAGCTGCCGGACCTGGACGTGTCGCTGCGCGGCGCCGTCTCGATCGCGCGCCGCCTCCAGGACCCGCTGGCCGAACTGGTCAAGATCGATCCAAAGTCGATCGGCGTCGGCCAGTACCAGCACGACCTGTCCGAGGTGAAGCTGTCGCGCTCGCTGGACGCGGTGGTCGAGGACTGTGTGAACGGCGTCGGCGTGGACGTCAACACGGCGTCCGCGCCGCTGCTGTCGCGCGTCTCCGGCATCGGCTCGGGCCTGGCCGAGAACATCGTCGCGCACCGCGACGCCAACGGTCCCTTCCGCACCCGCAAGGCGCTCAAGGACGTGGCGCGGCTCGGCCCGAAGGCGTACGAGCAGTGCGCGGGCTTCCTCCGCATCCGCGGCGGCGACGACCCGCTGGACGCCTCCAGCGTGCACCCGGAGGCGTACCCGGTGGTGCGCCGGATGGTGAAGACGGCGGGCGGCGAGGTGTCCTCGCTGATCGGCAACACGGCGGTGCTGCGCTCGCTGAAGCCGGCCGACTTCGTGGACGACTCCTTCGGTCTGCCGACCGTCACCGACATCCTCCAGGAGCTGGAGAAGCCGGGCCGCGACCCGCGTCCGGTCTTCAGGACGGCCACCTTCAAGGAGGGCGTGGAGAAGATCGGCGACCTGGCGCCCGGGATGCTCCTGGAGGGCGTGGTGACCAACGTCGCCGCCTTCGGGGCGTTCGTGGACGTCGGCGTCCACCAGGACGGTCTGGTCCATGTCTCCGCGATGTCCAAGACGTTCGTCAAGGACCCGCGCGACGTGGTCAAGCCGGGTGACATCGTGCGCGTGAAGGTGCTGGACGTGGACATCCCGCGCAAGCGGATCTCGCTGACGCTGCGCCTGGACGACGAGCCGGGCAAGGGCGGCGGCGCGGCCGACGGCGGGCAGCGCGCGGGCGGGCAGCGCGAGGGCCGCCGCGGCGACCGGCCGGACCGCGGCGACCAGCGGCGCGGCGGCGCGCCCCGGCAGCGCCAGGGCGGCGACCGCCGCGGCGGCTCCCGCGACGCGGCCCCCGCGAACGGCGCCATGGCCGACGCGCTGCGGCGGGCGGGCCTGCTGGGCAAGGAGAACGGGGGGCGCTGA